The Pseudomonas viciae genomic interval ACGCCAAGCGCAGAACTTCGTCTTTCTGTGCCGTGTCGTAGGGCTCAGCATCACCATCCTGCCCCAGCCCGGCCATGCGATAGACCTGATTTTTGTAGGGAGAACTGGTCATATGCTGGCAATCGCCGAGCAAAAACACCGCATCGGCCTGCAGCCCCTTGGCACTGTGATAGGTCATCTGCCTGAGGCGCCGTGCTTGGTATGGCAAGCTGGAATCTACATTAACTGTTGAGCTTATATGCTGTTGTATCAATAACTTATCGCTACTTTTTCGATACAACATTAGGATCGAATCGCCCTTGCGGTAGTGCTCATCCAGCCGCTGCGCCAAGCCCTCGTCGTCGCGATCCAATACGTTGACTGGGCTCAGCGAGCGGGGCTTGCCACTGGCCTTCGCCTTCTTGCCCGGAATCGCTGCTGCCGAACGGACGACATGCTCGGCGGCATCAATGATGTGCTGGTGGCTGCGGTAGTTGTCGGTGAGCATCACCCGGGTGCTCGTCGGCGAGGGAAATTGCTTGTTGAACCCCATGAAATAGCTTGGGGAACTGCCGCGCCAGCCATAGATCGATTGCCAATCGTCCCCCACGCACAGCAAGGAGGAGCGCTGGGCAGCGCGCCCCACATGCATGGCCGGGCCACGGCTGCGCACCTCGCGAAGACTTGCGCGAAGCCAGGAGACAATCTGCGGCGACACGTCCTGGAATTCGTCGATCATCAAGTGGGACAAGGGGCGCAGCAGTGAATCGCTGAGCAATTTGAAGTTTTCCGGCGAGTGCTCGCTGAACAGCGCGAACATCCGGTTGTAAGTCATGACCGGTGGCGACTGATCGAGCAAATGATCTTCGAATGCTCGCCAGTAGCGGCTCAAGGCCTCGAAGAAATAGCGATCCGGGTCGTCCTGGGAAAAACACATCCGGCCCACCGCATCCGGCACGTCCAGGCCAAGGTTCTCGATAAAACCGGCGGCGGCAACAAAGCAATCGAGCAAGGGCGCCGAACCGAGCTCCCCCTTGACCTTGTAATCGAAGCCGGGACCCGCGCTGGCATCTCCGGCCAGCGATGCCAGTACACGCTTTGAGGCTTCATAACTTTCCAGCCATATCAGTGGCTTGCGACAGAAAGCTTGAAACAGCGTGCGCTTTACGGCCCATTCCGCACGAATGCTCAACTTGGCGCCCGGGCGGCTGATGCGGGCGTCTTCCCGCGGGTCGAAGCCCAGGATTACCCAGGCGTCCAGGGATGGGATGTAGCCGTGGCAATGGAATGTCGAACCATTGATATCGAACCGCTGGCGCTTCGGCTCGATGCCTTTAATCGGCCAGGCCCCGGCACGAAACCACAGGTCTTCGACGGCATCGCATAACGCTTCATCGCGTTGGGCGGCCAGCTCAGTCACGGCCACTCGCTTCTGCACATCCGGGTGGTCGCGTTCCAGTTCCTTGAGCTGCAATGCATGCCGGGACAATGGCTTGATCAGCTCGCGAAAACGCTCATCACGCTGGTAAAGATTGTGATAACACGCGTTGAGCTGCTGGCGCTGGGCATCGTTGATGCGCAAGTCGAAGGGGTTGTCCTGAGCGTCATCATCAGCCGGGCCGGCCCGATGGCTCAGGGTCTCGAAGGCCTGCAGACGCTCAAATCCGGGCAGGCTACGGACCATGGGCAAGATGCGTGAGTGGAAGGTTCGCACCAGGTCGCGAGCCTCCTTGAGACCGATGGTTCGCCCCCACAGGGCAAACACTTCTATCAGCTTCTGGATGAAGTCCTTTCGCGACTCGCGGGTAAAGGTCACCACGGTCATCGAGTCCAACTCGAAACCCAGGTAATGAGACAGCAGGACAATGCGCAGCACCAGGGTCGTGGACTTGCCCGCACCCGCTCCGGCCACCACCGAGGTCGCTGGCGTATCGCTGAAAATCATCTTCCACTGCGCCGCACTCGGCTGGGCCTGTGCCGGCAGCAATCGAGCAACGTCTGCCTTGATGCGTTTTTTCAGTTCAGCGGACAACGGCAGGCGCCAGTCGTCGAACAGCAGATCATCGACCTTCGGGGCCGGGTGCTCGGTACTGCGCGAGTCGCGAATCAACAGGACTTGGCGACCCTCTTCCAATCCTTCGGTTCTGCCTTCTTGGTAGCCATAATCAAAACCGGCGGTATGCCCACTGCGAAAGCCATCTGCCTGGCCGTGAAGCCAGGACGCTCGGTGCTGGGCGCGCAGGCGCGTCAGGCCATGACCAAAAAAACGCGCGGCCAGGCGCTTTAACAATGGCATCTGGGCCAGAGGCAAC includes:
- a CDS encoding UvrD-helicase domain-containing protein; protein product: MSQHTPDLPPDLLPLAQMPLLKRLAARFFGHGLTRLRAQHRASWLHGQADGFRSGHTAGFDYGYQEGRTEGLEEGRQVLLIRDSRSTEHPAPKVDDLLFDDWRLPLSAELKKRIKADVARLLPAQAQPSAAQWKMIFSDTPATSVVAGAGAGKSTTLVLRIVLLSHYLGFELDSMTVVTFTRESRKDFIQKLIEVFALWGRTIGLKEARDLVRTFHSRILPMVRSLPGFERLQAFETLSHRAGPADDDAQDNPFDLRINDAQRQQLNACYHNLYQRDERFRELIKPLSRHALQLKELERDHPDVQKRVAVTELAAQRDEALCDAVEDLWFRAGAWPIKGIEPKRQRFDINGSTFHCHGYIPSLDAWVILGFDPREDARISRPGAKLSIRAEWAVKRTLFQAFCRKPLIWLESYEASKRVLASLAGDASAGPGFDYKVKGELGSAPLLDCFVAAAGFIENLGLDVPDAVGRMCFSQDDPDRYFFEALSRYWRAFEDHLLDQSPPVMTYNRMFALFSEHSPENFKLLSDSLLRPLSHLMIDEFQDVSPQIVSWLRASLREVRSRGPAMHVGRAAQRSSLLCVGDDWQSIYGWRGSSPSYFMGFNKQFPSPTSTRVMLTDNYRSHQHIIDAAEHVVRSAAAIPGKKAKASGKPRSLSPVNVLDRDDEGLAQRLDEHYRKGDSILMLYRKSSDKLLIQQHISSTVNVDSSLPYQARRLRQMTYHSAKGLQADAVFLLGDCQHMTSSPYKNQVYRMAGLGQDGDAEPYDTAQKDEVLRLAYVGITRAVQHCYWYVDSQDSQGANVPKASDRIGVGKPFFADQRRARV